ATAGCGGCGTTCACGAAAGGCACGGTCGACACGGAAGAAACGACCGAACACGTGTGAAGGGGAGTTTGCCTGTGCGACTTTGTGCGTAAATACGCCTGTGGGTGGGTGAGAATCTGACTTTGCTGGGACCCGCCTAATTCTATTGCGGGTTCGGCTTGGTGCGTATACAATCGGCAGCTCAGCCGTTGATGTCCAAGGCTTATTCTCGTTGCATATCGTGATATCGGTATCGGTATCGATAACGTTGAAGATAGAAACCGCAAATGCCGTTGCTGTCTCGGGCTCACTCGGGAACTACTCGATTCAAGCCACCCGGCGCAACGGAGGACCGCGCCGTACATGATCAACTGGAATATGATTATATCCCTAGTTGTATGTAGATGAGTATGGTATTAGACCCAATGCCGAACAATCTCCTGATGTCCGACGGATCAATGGCGAGAGCATATACGTGTAGATctatgcaatgcaatgcaagtCTTTCCGTGAGGAAATGTTCTAAGCcaaagttgaagaaaagagaggaagcGAACCAGCAAGGTTGTtagatgatgatgacggtaATAACACAATATTGTACAGCAACGCAGTCTTTTAGTCGAATGACTTATTCTTTCGAAGAATCTTGAGCCAAGTGAACCTCTCTTTGCAACTCGTCCATATTCGAATACTTGCAATCAGTCCATATAGTTGATCTCGCGTGACTGACTTTGCATTACCGCAGAATGTGATGTAAAGCACCTGCCTTGAAGAAGGGACAGCAATGTGGCTCTCAACGAACTGAACATTCAAGACCAATGGGATCGAAAAGGTCTGGTGTTGTGATGCCTTCAATGGAGTGGTCTTACACTGAGCATGACAAGGCCAGAGTTCTAGAATTTTACCCAAGTTGTTGATGCCTCAGGATGATTCGGTGAGAAGTGAGCTGAGACTAAACGAGGGTCATAACATGAATCGACTTGGATGTTTCTACGAAGAATTACTCAGAATATGACTGTTGAATCCTTCAGTGACTCTTCTCAGACTCATATTAATCTATGATAACTCGAAATAATAGGCATCACAATGTGCCAAACGTGGTTAAACTCAACTTTAACACCTCTCTCCCTACAAATCAGGCATCAGCCATGTGCCCCTCACAGCTCAGCTTAAGGCGGGGGAAGCGATTTCGATTTTTGCCCCACCAAAACGCACAACCGCCAAAAATTCCATCGCGAAAGCCCTCGCCATATAACCACCCGCTCCGAATCTGCCTCCGCCATCAACCCCTCCTAGTGCCCCCCAGACATCGACAACATGAGGCCCATTCTTCTTGCCGGGCACGAGCGTGCGCTCACCCAGATCAGGTATGTCTGAGTCGTGTTCTGTCCCTATACATCTGTGTTATAGTCACAAGGAAGTGGAGGGAGAATATCTCACTTTTTATAAAGCTTGGGAACAACTTCGCCGGCATCCTCGACTAACCTCGCTCTACAGATTCAACAAAGATGGCgacctcatcttctccgtCGCAAAGGATCAGCAAATCTGCGCCTGGTTCTCCCACAACGGCGAGCGACTTGGAACCTACCACGGCCACGTCGGTGCCATCTGGACAGTCGATGTTAACCCCACCTCAACCATGATCGCCTCTGGTTCTGCCGACAACACCATCCGTCTCTGGGAAGTCAAGACTGGCCGCCTCATCAAGACCTGGGAGTTCCCCACCGCCGTCAAGCGAGTCGAGTTCAACGAAGATGCCACCAAGTTGCTGGGAGTTACTGAGAAGCGAATGGGTTACCTCTCTaacatcgtcgtcatcgacATCAACCCCGATCTCAACGCTGAGCAGACCGACGAGAAGGCTCTCACTATTGTTTGCGACGAGAGCAAGGCCACCGTTGCTGGCTGGAGTGCTCTCAGCAAGTACATCATCGCCGGCCATGAGGATGGTAGCGTGAGCCGATACGATGCCAAGACCGGTGATCTTCTCGACAACGTTCCCGTCCATGAACTCAACCAGCCCATTGTCGATCTCCAGTGGTCTCCCGACCGTACCTACTTTATCACCGCATGCAAGGACAAGACTGCCAAGGTATGTCAGATCAGACTATCCCATATGGCAAATACTAATCTTTGAAGCTCATCTCTGCCCGCGATCTCGAGGTCCTCAAGACCTATACAGCCGACACACCCCTTAATAGTGCCACTATCACCCCCAAAAAGGAATTCGTCATCCTCGGTGGTGGTCAGGCCGCTATGGATGTTACCCGAACTTCTGCCCGTCAGGGTAAGTTCGAGGCTCGTTTCTATCACAAGATCTTCGAGGACGAGATTGGTCGTGTGCGAGGTCACTTCGGTCCTCTGAACACTGTCGCTGCCGATCCCACAGGCAAGAGCTACGCCAGCGGCGGAGAGGACGGATACGTGCGAGTTCACCACTTCGACAAGGGCTACTTCGACTTCAACTACGAGGTTGAGAGGGAACGAATCAACCGAATGCAGTAGATGCGTTCTTTTCCTGTGTGCTTGCATAGTACGGCGTTTGGGGGACAAACAAATAAATGTTTTTGTTCAAATGGGGCAAAAAATAAACGGGAGCTGGACGTGATGGAAAGAGAATTGGGTGTGTAAGGGGAGATAAGAGGTTGACAAATGGGCTTGTAATTCTTACCATCTCTCCAGGGTTTAAGGAAAGGTCGAAATGCACGATTGATCACGTTTCTACGACTTACATCCGTCATCCTTATGATCATGCAATCACGAACATCATGGTTCGCTACTTCACAGCACGTCGAGTtgaagatatcaaggagGCAATCAGTCAGATGGTTCTTCTGCTCAAGTAACTGTCTTCATTCTACTATCAGCCATTCTCACGCCTGTATTCCCACCCGCCGAGGCATCGTGTGATGCATTTTCTGGCCCCTGGTACAAACAGCCATGCTAGATTAAGCAAATACGTACACATTGGCTTCTCTTATAAGTCCTCAAAGCAACCAAACGCCAAAAAAGTCTATCCCTTTGCCCACCCAGCATACTAAAGGCAATTCCATATTCCCTCACTTCTTTTTACCtttcttgcccttggcaGAACCTCCTGCGGATACGGTAGAGGCAACACTAGATGCTCTTGATGGAGTGGCGGAGCTATTCTTGCTAGACTTGACGGACTTGACATTATCGAGTGCCTTGTTCTGTAAAATATGTTAGTCATAGACGATGCACAACATTAGTTATTGACTCACCTTGACGCCGTt
This DNA window, taken from Fusarium oxysporum f. sp. lycopersici 4287 chromosome 7, whole genome shotgun sequence, encodes the following:
- a CDS encoding eukaryotic translation initiation factor 3 subunit I, which encodes MRPILLAGHERALTQIRFNKDGDLIFSVAKDQQICAWFSHNGERLGTYHGHVGAIWTVDVNPTSTMIASGSADNTIRLWEVKTGRLIKTWEFPTAVKRVEFNEDATKLLGVTEKRMGYLSNIVVIDINPDLNAEQTDEKALTIVCDESKATVAGWSALSKYIIAGHEDGSVSRYDAKTGDLLDNVPVHELNQPIVDLQWSPDRTYFITACKDKTAKLISARDLEVLKTYTADTPLNSATITPKKEFVILGGGQAAMDVTRTSARQGKFEARFYHKIFEDEIGRVRGHFGPLNTVAADPTGKSYASGGEDGYVRVHHFDKGYFDFNYEVERERINRMQ